Part of the Thermofilum sp. genome, TCCTCACTCCTCCTCAACCTCCTCGACGACCCACCTCTCCCTGATCGACCTGCCGCGGAGCCGCGGGGACCTGAGCCTGAGGTAGCCGGTCGTGCTCAGCTTCCACAAAACCGTGGGGTACCTGGGGCTCCTCTCGCCCGCCCCCAGCTTCTCCTCCAGCACCCTCGCTATGAGCTCGCTCCTCGACACCCCCAGCTGCCTGCAGAGGGCGTCCACCCTCTTCAAAAGGTCCCCCGGGAGGCTCACGCTCACCTTAACAGTGGTCATACCCTGTAACACCTTTTACCACCGGTTAATTAAGCTTCCCGCCAACACAGCCTCAGAGCCTGTAAAGCACGCCCACCGGCGCGATTTCAAGCTTGACCGCGAGAAGGCCGCTAGAACGTGCAGGGTTGGAACGAGCTTGCTCACTCGTGCAGGCTCCCCGTGGTCGGAGCTGGCGGGGCTCACCGGGAGGGGCGCCGCGGCACCGCTCCCTGCGGAGCGCTACGGCTTGATCTCGACCCAGTATCTCGATATCTCCTTGAAGAAGGCGCGCCCCGCTCTCTCGCTGAACTCTCTGGGCGTTAAGGCTACTATGTCGAAGCCCAGTTCCCGCGGCAGCTTCAGCCTCACGAGCGCAACCCTGTCCGCGTACTCCATGCCCTCGAAGCGCTCGCACACGACGACCACGTCCACGTCGCTCTCAAGCGTGTGATCCCCCCTCGCGTAGCTCCCGAAAAGGTACACCGTCGCGCCGAGCTCCCTGGCGAGCCTCTCCAGCGCCTCAAGGACCTCCCTACGGGTCTTGAAGAGCTTTCGCGACCTCATCCAAGACCCCTCTAGCCGTCGAGACAGCTTCCTCCGCCTGCTCCCTTGTGATCTCCTCGGAGGGCCTCTCCACGCCGGCATTCGGGTACCTAGCTACCGTGTAGTACGCCGAGAGTTTGGAGAGAGTTCCTTCGCTGAGAGACAGGCCTACGCTCCTAGCCTTGCGGTAGAGCTTGACGAGGTCGTGCCCCCGGGGCGTACTCGCCCAGCGCGTGCAGTATCAAAGCCTTCAACGCCTTCTCGGCCGCCTGCCGGGCCGCGAAGCAAGCCCAGTTGTAGTCGCCCACGCTGATGCTCACCTCCGCGTGGCGGAGGTCTGCTCTAGCCTCCGCTAGCCAATCCAGCGCCTCACCCCTTACGGGCATCGCCGCACCCCCTAGACCTCTCCCCAGAGTCCGAAGGCAGATTATAAAAGCGTCACCAGCGTAAAGCGCGAGAGAAGCAGATTGCCCACGCTTCAACCACGGCGAGAGTCAGCCACCTTCGCGGAAGCTGCCGTCCCGTGGCCGCATGCTAAAGTGTGAAGCCGATGGAGTGTTGTCGGCTGCGCAGGCCAGAGAAGGGTTAAGCAGTGAAGTCGCGAAAACCCTCGAGGTCGCAAACCACCAGGCTTGTTCGGATCGCCCGAGGGCTTTTCCGGGCGGGAGTGTGCGCGTGAGGAAGGTCGTCAAGCTGCACTGCGGCGGCAGGTCGGTAGAGGTTGCAGCGCTCGTGGATACAGGCGCTGCCACGCTGGTCCTGCCCAGGCTCTAGCTTCGACAATTTCGTTGAGAGGGAGCAGAGCTGGATCGCAAGGCTTAAAGATCCTCGTGTATGCTCACGTCACCTACCTGGGTGCACGAGGGCTGGGGGTAAGCCTACGCGCGGCTGCGTTAAGGGGGTAATGAGCTTTCTCGACTTCGGCCCCAACTACTGGGGTTCGAGTTTTCCCTCAGGTGCCCCGCCCAGCCTGGCGGCTCCACGCTTACTAGCTGATCTCTGGAGTCCCGCCAGCTGGAACAAGCCGCACCTGCAGGCTTCGATATCAACGAGCGATGCGGTTTTCGACTCTTTGCTCTTTGTCGAATGTTTGACTTGGCAGCCGACCTCGCTAAAAGGGCAGATAATCATAAATATGTAATAAGGTCTTGTTTTAATCGATGGCTCAGCCTCACCAGCATTTGATTAGGGTTCCGTCCGCCTACCAGCTGGCTGATCTGGTTCTCATCGAGGCTGTGACGCACGTTCACGCTGGTGTAGGACGCGCTGGCGGCGTCGTTGACCTCCCCGTGCAGAGGGACGAGTACGGCTATCCCTGCATCTACGCTAGCAGCTTGAAGGGTGCTCTGAAGACTGCGCTGCTCTGGGCTCTCGTGAAGGAGAAGAACGATTTAACGCTCGCGAGGAGGGCTGCCGAAGCTCTTCTAGGGCCGGAGCCCGAGCCCGAGGAGAGCTTCGAGTCCAGCGTCGCGGTTCTCGATGCGCGGCTCGTAGCAATGCCCGTGCGCAGCCTCAGGGGCGTGTACGCCTACGTGACCTCACCGGTGCTCCTCAGTAGCTTCCTCGAGTACTCTCGCCTCCACGGCGCAAACGGGGACCTGCTGAAGGATGTGGAGTCGCTCTTGAAAGAAGCAAAGGGAGTGAATAGGGGTTCCTGCCTCTGCGTGGGGAGCAAGGATCAGCTCGTCGTGAACGAGCTGGAAAGCAAGATTATCCTGCTGGAGGAGTTGTGGCTCACTCCTCAGGAGGCGAGAAGCGGCGGCGAGCTCAGCAAAGCCCTAGGTCTCGACAAGCCCTTGCTGGTGCTCCACGACGATGAAGCCAGGCACGCGATCGACCGGGGGCTTCTGAGGCTCACGAGGGTCAGGTTGAGGAGGGATACGAAGACCGTGGAGGAGGGAGGCCTCTGGAGCGAGGAGTACGTGCCGGCTAAAACGAGGTTCGCTACGGTGTTCCTCTTCAAGAAGCCGCCCCTCGCTGAGAAGTTCGTGACGAGCCTTCTGGGTAGGCAGAGCGAGGGCGAACGGGGCCAGCAGCGAGTCGATGATACAGCATACCTCGAAGCTCTCGTGAAGCTCGGCCTGCTAAACGATTCGACGAGAAAGAGGGTAGAGGAAGCTCTGCAGAAGAACGATCTAGCGGGTGCCACCGCGCATCTCGCCAGCAGCGTGAGAGAGCGAGTGAAGGAGCTTCTTGCCAACCATCTGAAGGGATACGTTGTGCTCGGCGGTCACGAGACGATCGGTAAGGGTATCGTAAGGCTTCAGGTGGTTAGCGCATGAGCGCTGAACAGCTTAGGGATCCGGTGAGAGCTGCACTCAGTATTTTCACGAGCATTAAAAGGGAGCTTGAATCGACAGCTCAGAGCAAGGAGCTGGGTCGCAAGCTTCGTGCGCGAGCCAGGGACGCCCCCGAGCTAGTGGAGGGGATAGGATTAGTCCCGACGCTGAGCTTCTTTTACAGCAAGAAGAAAGACACAGACTACAAGCTGATGCTTAAAGCAATCCTGCTCTACCTGAAGGAAATCGGAGTTCTAGGCCCAGCGAGGGACGTTGATAATCTTCTGGAGAAAGGTGGCACGGATGCAATGGTTGAGGTACTGCTCGAGCTTAGAGGAGAGAGTACGGCGATTGTACCAATTCTCAGGCCTTTCCTAGTGGAATTCAAGCGGCTCTGTGAAGCCACCTGGGAAGAGGGGGAACGGCAGTGAGCTATGCAGATCCTTTCGAGGCCCTGCAGAACGAGATTAGAAGCGGAGATCTCGTTTGCAGCCTAGAGTTGAGAGCTGTCACCCCGCTGCTCATCGGCGGTTACGATACGTTTACCTGTCACGGGGATCTAGGTAGAGAGGGGCTAAGGCCCCTCTCCATTAAAGGCGTGTGGAGGTGGTGGGCTCGCGTCCTAGCCTCAGCCGCCATCCATAGACGCTTCGGCAAGTTTCCAAGCCTAGAGGGCGCCGACAGGGTCGTAGCGAAAGTGCTTGGAACTATACGCGGAAGGGCAAGCCCTTCTAAGTACCAGATAGTCGTAACGGAGCTCGATGTGAGAACTACCTCGTTGGAGGGGTACAAGAGTGTTGCACGCCTAGGGCTTCTTGAGCTAGGCGGAAGGGGCATCTTAGAGGATAGAGCCCTGGGATTGGGTAGCCGCTTACGCGTAGATCTCTACAGGCAGGCAGATACGCGCCGTGACGAGGACGCTTTCGCAGTCGCTTCGCTGCTACTGGCTCTAACCTTTGGTGGGGTTGGAAAAGCAACGAGCCGCGGCTTCGGAAAGCTAGTGCCAACTCAAATGCGTTGTGATCTGGCTGAGGCAACGAAAGTTTTCAACAGCTTGAGGAGGTTAAACAACGAAAGGGAGGTGCTCAGCGGGGCGAAGCTTCAGTCGGACTTTATTGCGAAGACCGTTGAGAGCACACTAAATACCTGCGTCGAACTTACGGCTCCGCTCGTGGAGAATATGGAAAACGCAGCACAACACGAATGTCCTTTGATCGAGACCCCCGAGGAGGGCTACTATAGAGTTTTTGTAGCTAACAAATTATTTAACGGAGATCTAGATGCTCTCCAAGCAATCGGAAGAGCTACGTTAAAGATGTATTGGAAAGCGCTGGATTTCGTCAGGAAGAGAATTCCTCCGCGTGATGCTTTGCGAAAAGCACGGTCTATTACCGGTAAAGCGTATCGCACATGGATCCTCGGTCTACCCAGGTGGCAGGAACCAAAAAAGAGGCGGCTTACGGGGTACTTAGCTGAGATTGGCGAAAGAGACCCAAAAACCGTCCGAAGAAAATCGCCAGTTATTTTCGTTCCGATGGGAATCCCCATTGGTAGTCGCTACTACGTCATCGTACTAGGCTTTAAAACATGCGACTGGAGCAGAGCAATGATGAAATACCGGAGCCTGCGCAGAAGTGAGAGGGAGGCCACGGATATTCCCAATATTGACGCTGCTTTCAATCAAGCTATGGACTACATCAAAGGTATATTGGAAACTGAATGGGAGTGAAGGGTATGAGCAGGTTCAGATCAGAGAAGAGACAGGAATTCTTTCACGAAATCGAGCTAATCGCAGGGGATTCGAGCAACCTTAGCCTGTTTTCATACGCAACGCTTGCTGGTGCCCGAGTAGCGATGCTGAGCGAATCTGATAGACCAAAGAAGAAACGCATATTCCTTGAAAGGATCTGTAGGATGAGCTGCGGGAGCTTGCACCACGTGAAGGCTTACATAAGGGATGTTAAGGAGGCGCTTCTAGTAAACGGCTTCCAGGTCAAGGAGTGTAGGATCGTAAGCGTAGCAAGGGGACTTGTTGGAACGGGGGAAGCGTTCGGCAAGGCTCTCTTCGAGATCGGGCTAGCTTTCGACCCCCTGCTTAATGTTCCCTTAATCCCCGCTTCTAGTCTGAAGGGAGCTTTCAGGCACGCCTTGAGAAAGAGATTCGGTGAAGGCGCTGCTGAGCGAGTTTTCGGCGGTGCGCAAGAAGGCGTGGGGCTTGTGGGTGTAACCGATGCTTACCCAGTGAGAGCCAGGGGCCGCCTCCTCGAGCCCGATATTTTGGCACCGCACTACCCTGAGACCGAGCAGTTGGAGACGGAGCTGGATGTTGAGCCGAATCCCGTACCCTTTCCGACGATAGCTCCGGGTGTTGAATTCGTTTTTTACATCTACTTTAACAAGGGGCTTCCAGCTGCTCTGGACGAGAGGCGAAAGTTAAGAGTTACACGTGAGTTGGCGGGAAAGGGCGCTGGTTTTGAAATCTTCGAGGGCGACTTAGCTGAAGCCCTCAAAAACGTTAGTGGCAAGGTACATCCAGACCTGATCCCCCTCGTCGACTGCGCCGTTATCTACGCTCTCACGCAGGGGGTCGGAGCGAAGACTTCGGTCGGATACACACGCTTTAAGCTGCTCGAGTACAGGTCGGTGACGTAACCATGAGTGAGGAGCTTTTCAGGCTTAAGATCGCTGCGCTTCTTCACGATCCTCCGGAAAAGCCCTGGCTGCTGCTGGGCATGGAGCCGCACGAGGAGGCAGCACTCGAGTACGTGAAGGAGCTAGCCGGCTTCGGGGATATTCCGAGAGAGGTCAGGGAGGCGGATAGGCTGGCGTCGAGCATCGACAGGTACGTCCTCTCGATCATAATGGGCGAGAGGTACGTCCGGGGGTTCATGCCCTGCAGGAAGCTGGTCCTGAAGAACCCTATCAACCCGCTCTTCCAAGTGGAGCTGCCAGAAAAGCTGCCCGCGGAGCAGGTTAAGGGATTCAGGAAGAGGCTCTTCGATGCCTTAAGCAAGATTGCAGATGCGAAGTTGAGGTACCTGCTGCTCTACGCGCTCTACGAGGTTCTCTGGATCGACCAGGACCTACCTGTAGGGCCGGCGGAGACGAGGGTCCCCACCCACACGGTGTTCGACCACAACTACGCCACTGCCGCGGCCCTCAACTGGATGGCGAGCGACGCCAGGAAGGGTCTTCTCGTGGGGCTCGACGTGGCCGGCGTCCAGGCCTTCGTGGCGTCGAGCAGGAAGCTTAGGGACGCGTGGGTGTCCAGCTACCTCGTCTCGGCGCTGGTCTGGTACACCATCCTCCCGCTAGTGGAGCAGCTGGGGCCCGACGTCGTGGTGACCCCCTCGCTCAGGCTCAACCCGTTCTTCCTGCACTGGCTCTCCCACAAGGTGCGTAGCTGTCCGAAGGAGGAGCTTCCACCCAGCTTACCTAACGAGCTGGATAAGGCGACGAAGTACGCGTACATGGGGGATGAGTACCTGCTGGAACTGTACAAGGGCTTTTGTGTCCCACCGTACGCTTGCGTGCCCGAGAGGGCGACGCTTATCCTCCCGCCCACGGAGGAGCTCAAGGGCATCCTCGGGGATGATGTAGCTCCAGCACTCGAAAGCAGGTTTAGGCAGGGCTGGCGCAGCCTGTGGCGGGCGATCCGCGCGTACGCGGAGGAGAGAGCGAAAGACGAAGAGGGGGAGCTCGTTTGGAAGTTTATCGCTAGAGTCTTCAGCTACTACGGCGGAGAGTACGAGAAGGCCCTGTTCCACGAGGTGCCGCCGCTCCAACTCAGGGTGGAGGTGGTCGAGGTTGAGCTGGAGGGGCAAGAGTACTGGCGTACCTACAGCGAAAAGTACAACGAGCTGGCTTCGAGGCTAGCTCAGCGCAAGTACAGGAGGGTCGAACCTGAAGCTGAGCTGCAGGTCGACCAGCTCACGGAAGCGGCCTTCGCTAGGGGCATAGGCTTCCCCCGCCGCTCGCCTAGAGGCTTCGAGTACTGCACCTCCTGTGGAAGGCTGCCAGCCCTTCTTGTGCTGCCCTCGGGGGAGGGCGAGCGCCCCGAAGAGGAGGAGTACGGCTTCTACGTGTACGGTGCTGTGGTGAGGGGCTGGGAGAGCGCCAAAATCGAGGAGCTGTGGAGGAGGATTAGAGATGCTATGGCTCGCGGAGAGAAGGAGTCAGAGCTCGACAGCTTCACCCAATGGCTGGATAACCACAAAGTTAAGATTGATCTTCGGGGCCTTAAGACGATCTTCGCGCCCGGAGAGAGGCTCTGCGCCTGGTGCTTCGCGAAGAGGGTCCTCAGCCTCGAGCCACGACTACTCAACATACTACTCTTAGGCGAGGATGAGGAATACGTTCGACGGCTCGCCAAGGAACCCCGAACACCTCAGAGAGCTAGCTTCGGCTTCCCATCCACACCTGACGTGGCTTCGCTTCGGCTTAGGGAGAAGCTCGTTGAGAGCATAAGGAAGGGGACCGTCCCAGCGCAGAGTCTTCAGAATCAGCTTACAGCTCATTTCCCCCTGCTTTTCGATGTTCTCAGAGCAGTCGCGAGAGAGGCCAGGCCCTGGCTCGCTGAAATGGAGCTGGAGGGAAAGGTTAAGGAGTTGAAGCTGAGTAGGGATCCGGAGAGCCTGCTGCTCGGGCTTCTTAAGGCGGACGCTGAAACGCTCTGGCTCTCCAGCGACAAGGAGTTGAGGACCCGCTGGAGTTCGCTCATACGCGAGTGGGGTCTCGCTGGCTACCTGTGGAGCTACTATGGCATCGTTCGGGCTGACGGCGACAACATTGGTAAGCTGCTCGTAGGCGATGTTTCGGCGCTGCACGGCCTGGAGGATGACCCTGCTGAGCTAGGAACCTTGCTCGCGGGAATCCTGAAGGCTTCCGGAGCTTGCGAGTTCGAGAAGCTGCTCGCCGCGCTGCTAGAGGAAGATGAGGAGAGGTGGCAGGCTGCCCTGAGGCAGTGGTCGGCATCCCTCTCGGGGCAGCTGAGCGAGAGCGAGGATGAGGTGAGAAGGCGGCTGACCCGCGCCAGGCAGGTGGTAGAGGAAATTCGACGCAAGCGCGCGATTCCTGTAAGCATATCCTACCACTTCTCGATCAGCAGCGCCCTATCCAGAATCGCGATCCTCGAAGCGGTGGCGGTCTCGAAGCTAGGAGGCTTCATCGTCTACGCCGGCGGCGATGATCTGATGGCGTTCGCCCCAGTTGACTCTCTGGCAAAGCTGGTCTGCATCAGCAGGCGCATCTTCGCGGGAGCCCCTATCGATAGATGCCGCGCCGAGAAGACGCCTGGCGGTGAAAAGCGAGCTTCTACGGCGGGAGAGCGGCACGAGTCCGGGCAGCCGCACTTGACCAGCGGTGGAGTACAAGTCTCGCCGGAAAAAGGCTTTATCAGGGTGAGGAGTGCCTGGCTACCGGCCCTGCCGGGCGTAGGTAGGAGCTACTGCGCGCTGCTTGCTCACTATCTTTACCCGCTGCACCTGGCGCTCGATCGCGCGGGCTCAGCGCTCGAGGATGCCAAGGCTAGAGTTCGCACCACCTGCACGCATAAGGGGAGGAAAGAGAGGCTCACAAAGGACACGGCTGCTTTCGCATACGTGCCGAGAGGGGGTGTGGAGCTCTCCTTCGTTCCGCTGACGCTGAACAGGGGCTTCCACGTCGCGGAGGGGAGCGTTAGCGCTGAAGACTACCTCCGCGAGGTATCCTTAACCGCCAAGGCCGTTGACGGCCTGCTCCGCTCGGTGTCCCCGCTTCTTGGCGAGCAGCTGTACTCCTCTAGCCTCCTCTACGACGTGGAAAGCGTGGGCAGTAACCTCGTGGAAGCCGCCAGGCGCTACGTGGAGCTCGTTGAAACGCTGGTGGACTTCGTCCTTAAGAGGAACTTGGCGCGCAGGAGGGAGAGAAGAGAGGCTGAGAGAATCAGGTGGGATGAACTCTCAGAGCTCATCTGCGAGCTGGATAAGCATGAGAGCATGAAGTTCAGGACTAGCGTGGTGGAGGCGGAGACGGGAGGGAGAGAGGAAGCCGCGCACATTTTCACAGCTATCGTTCGCTCCGCGAGGAATCTGAGGGGTGGGATGCGGTGAGCGGTGTATCGGTCTACCAAGTCAGGATAAAACCGCTGGAGCCGCTCATGCTGCGGGGTCCCGGCGAGTTCGACCCCTCGGCACGCGGGGTGAGCGCAGCCGCTGTCTCGCAGGCCTTTCTCGCCCCTAGCACCGTCGCTGGGCTCTTAGTATCCCTCCTCCTAAGGCGGCCAGTGGAGCCCGTTTCGAGCTGGACGTGCTACGTGGATAGGATGCTCGAGCTGCTCAACAAGCTGGGCATCAGGTGGATCCGCGGCCCCTACCTGGCCCAGGGCTCCACCCCTTACGTTCCGATCAGGGCAGGTGGCGACCTCTTCTTCATCGATCTAAACCAGCTCGCCTACCACTTCAAACGGGAGCTCGCCAATATCGAGAAGGGGGATCTCGAGGGCTTCATAAGCAGATTACGGCAGATCCAGGACCGCGCAGAGCCCCGCCTGCAGGAGCGGGTGGGGATAGCTTTAACCGCTCGAGAGGGGTTGAAAGCCGTGAGGGAGGGCTTCCTCTACACTGCGAGCTATGTCTCGGTCCGCTGCGACTACATAGCTGTTGAGATCGGCTCGGATAGTGGCGCAGCGCCTGGTTCGCTAGCCCGCCTCAACGGAGCTGCAGCGGCGGTGGGTGGCGAAGGCAGAGTTGCCAGACTCGAGGTCCTAGGCGTTGACGGGGGCGTGGCAGAGCTTGTAGCCGGCTCGGAGTTCGAAGGAGGCTACGCGGTGCTTCTTTCGCCGCTCGTTTTGCGCAGCCCGATGAGAATCGAGAGGAAGGGTGGTAGGGTGAGCGTGAAAGTGGGGGATAAGTGCTTCCTCGAGCTAATCAGCGGCACTGTAGGCCTCAGGGGGTTGGGCTTCAGCATCGCCGAGAGGTCGAGGAAGCCCGTGTACCCAGCGATACTCGAGGGATCGATCGTCAAGCTCTGTGAGGGTCAGCGCTACACGAGGGACGTGGGCCCCTACGCGAACGTACCCGGAGGAGCGCTGCTCGAGCTACTGGGGAGGATAGGTTACGGGAGCCTTGCTGCGCTCGGGTGAGCGTCCGTGAGCGGGGTGAGCCCGCCCGCGAAGCTAGTATTCGCAGCTTTGGGGGACGTCTCCGATCTTGTCAAGTGCGAGTACTACCTCGATGCCAGCTCGTGCCAAGGGACGGGACGATACGAGACTTTCTTCTCCATAGAAGCTCTCGCGCGCTGCCACTCCGCAAAGCTCGTGAAGATCTTCATCCAAGATTCCCTCCTCCTGAACAGGCTGCTCCAAGACGATCAAGATTTGAAAGACGAGCTTTTCTCGAAAAAAGCGCTGAGCAGAGCCGACTTAGCGAGCCGCCTCGTGCGCGGCTCCTGGATATATTCGTACTGCGAGAAAGCCCTCCTGAAAGAGGATTGGGATAGAGTCGACGAGGCGCGTAGGAGTTTCGAGAGCTTCTGCCGCCAGATCAAGTGCGAGATCACTACGCTGCCGGGGATAGCCTCAGGGAGGAGAGACAGCTACGTTTACACGTGGAGGGGTGGGAGGGAGAACTTCTACAGGGCGCTCCTCGCGGGCGTCGTAGGCTACGCGCTCAAAGCCTTGTGCGAGCACGCGAAGGAGGATTCGATCGATGTCATCGTCGATACCACTCACGGCATCAACTACTTCGCTCACGCACTTGTAGAGGGCGTGTCGCTGGCCTGCTCGCTCTACTTGCTGAGGCGGGCTCTGCAGCCCGCCACGATCACTCTCTCCCATTACAACTCCGATCCCTTGTTGATAAGAGGCTTCGAGAGGGAGGGCGTGTCCGTCAGAGTCAATAGAATCGCCGAAGAGAAAATCCGCGCGCTGGTGGTCCCGCGCCTCAAGGAATTCCTCGAGAACTACGTCGCGGGCTTCAGCTCGCTCGAGAAAGCTGCCGAGAGCCTAGCCGGGCACTGGAGCAGAGGCGGCTGCACCGCAGACGAGTGGCTCAGGGCGCTGACGTCCTGCCTACTGCTGGTCAGGGGAGCCCTCTTTTGGGCCCTAGCTCTAGCACTCCAGTGTAGAGTCCCCACGCTGGACGAGATCCTCGGGAGACTCGAAGAGGTCAAGGTGGAAGCCAAGGACAAGGACGAGGACGAGGAAAGACGCGTCGGGGGTGACAGGGCGGGGGTCGAGCCCATAGTTCGCAGCCTGACTTACAGGTGGAGTGACGGCGAGGGGGCAAGCCCCTTCGTCGAGGTTCTCCTGGTCAGCCAGATCGTTCGCGCGCTCAGCGAGGTAGCGGAGCAGCTCGAAGCAGGCCCTGAGCCGCACAGCATCCTCGTGAAGTGCTTGAGAGAATACAGCGGCGAGGAGGAAGGCAAAGTTCGGGAGATAGCTGCTAGGCTCGAGCAGGGGGAGGGCAGGGCACCGGTGCTTGACCTGGATCGGATGAGGACCGTAGCGAATCACATATACCCACTCGACACCGCCAGCCTGATCGACTACGAGATCAGAAAGGTGCGAGCCCTGCTTAGGAGGATGCGCGGCAGCGGGCCCGAGACCTCTAGCGGTGCTCGGAAGTCCGGAAGGAAGTATCTAGTGCACCAAGGAGAGGGCGTGAAGCTCATAATCTCCCTACCTGAGGCGGGCCTCGACGAAAGGAACTTCTACGCCCACGCCGGTCTAGCGAGCGGCACAGCGTTCATTGCAGCCCTGATCGAAGGAAAGAGGCTGGTCGCCTGTCCCTACGACTACGAGCCGGTCATGCGACTAGCCAAGAGCACCCCGGCGACCGTGAAGTAACCCAGCGAAGCCTCGAGCAGTCATCGGCGCGCCACCCCCACCCTGATGCCGAGCTACCCTCAGCATCTTTCAATTCTTTCCCAGCTGCTTCGCGTTAAGAAAAACGATGGTCCACAGAAAGCCAACCGTCCTTTCAATTCTTTCCCAGCTGCTTCAGAAGGGTAAGGCGCTGTACGGTTACCTTGTTTCCCTTGCGCAGCCTTTCAATTCTTTCCCAGCTGCTTCGTGGTGTACTGGGGCCGCCACACCCCCCACAGCTCGCCCTGCCTTTCAATTCTTTCCCAGCTGCTTCCCCTGAGGTTCGACCTCTCCGGGATCGAGGACGTGAGACTTTCAATTCTTTCCCAGCTGCTTCACGGAGATCATTTTCGATGTGATGAAGGTGCAGGCCGTGAACCTTTCAATTCTTTCCCAGCTGCTTCGAGAGAGCCACGCTGCCGCCGCTTAAAGCAACAGTCCCACTCCTTTCTTTCAATTCTTTCCCAGCTGCTTCAAATTCTTTTTCCCCTCCGTTTCCTGCAGGCTGAGACACTTTCAATTCTTTCCCAGCTGCTTCTGAGGCATGCCGCGCGCGGTGTGCCCACGGTGCGGGGAGCGCTTTCAATTCTTTCCCAGCTGCTTCGAGGGCAGGAACAACTTCTACCAGTACGTGGGAGAAGTTTCTTTCAATTCTTTCCCAGCTGCTTCAGGGAAGGCGTTGAGAGCGTGCTCAAAGTACGCGCCAGGGCTTTCAATTCTTTCCCAGCTGCTTCTTGAAATCTATCACATCGTGCGGCAGTAGGCCAAACTCGCTTTCAATTCTTTCCCAGCTGCTTCACTTGTGTCCGCCGCTTTCCCTGAAAGGGCAGAAAACTTTCAATTCTTTCCCAGCTGCTTCAGAAACGTGTACAAGCCCCACAGGAAATCGCCGATGAGCTTTCAATTCTTTCCCAGCTGCTTCGACGTCAACCTAGACCTCTTGAAGCTGAAGCCGGGTGAAATCTTTCAATTCTTTCCCAGCTGCTTCTTCAGAAATTTCCCTTAACGGGAAAAACACTGTGCAAAAAGCTTTCAATTCTTTCCCAGCTGCTTCCTTCTCCCTTTCGCGTAGAGAGCGGGCGTGGCAACCCGCTTTCAATTCTTTCCCAGCTGCTTCCGTGTGGTTTTACGCGTGGTGGTTTTTAAGGTTTGTCTTCTCGAATTTTGAGTATCGTTTTCCGCAGGGTGCGTTGTTCGCCGCTTATCTGTGGATTCGGGGGAGGAGGGGTGGAGTTCCCGCCCCTCGGCGGGGAATAGAGGAACTTTCTAAGGAGAGGTCGCTTAGCTTTTAAATCCAGTTTCGAAGAGCGGGGAACGCGTTTCCCGCAGGCTGGCGGGTAGGGTCTGCGCGCCCTTATGCCTTTCCCGTGCGCATAGCTTCGC contains:
- a CDS encoding type III-B CRISPR module-associated Cmr3 family protein encodes the protein MSGVSVYQVRIKPLEPLMLRGPGEFDPSARGVSAAAVSQAFLAPSTVAGLLVSLLLRRPVEPVSSWTCYVDRMLELLNKLGIRWIRGPYLAQGSTPYVPIRAGGDLFFIDLNQLAYHFKRELANIEKGDLEGFISRLRQIQDRAEPRLQERVGIALTAREGLKAVREGFLYTASYVSVRCDYIAVEIGSDSGAAPGSLARLNGAAAAVGGEGRVARLEVLGVDGGVAELVAGSEFEGGYAVLLSPLVLRSPMRIERKGGRVSVKVGDKCFLELISGTVGLRGLGFSIAERSRKPVYPAILEGSIVKLCEGQRYTRDVGPYANVPGGALLELLGRIGYGSLAALG
- the cas10 gene encoding type III-B CRISPR-associated protein Cas10/Cmr2; protein product: MSEELFRLKIAALLHDPPEKPWLLLGMEPHEEAALEYVKELAGFGDIPREVREADRLASSIDRYVLSIIMGERYVRGFMPCRKLVLKNPINPLFQVELPEKLPAEQVKGFRKRLFDALSKIADAKLRYLLLYALYEVLWIDQDLPVGPAETRVPTHTVFDHNYATAAALNWMASDARKGLLVGLDVAGVQAFVASSRKLRDAWVSSYLVSALVWYTILPLVEQLGPDVVVTPSLRLNPFFLHWLSHKVRSCPKEELPPSLPNELDKATKYAYMGDEYLLELYKGFCVPPYACVPERATLILPPTEELKGILGDDVAPALESRFRQGWRSLWRAIRAYAEERAKDEEGELVWKFIARVFSYYGGEYEKALFHEVPPLQLRVEVVEVELEGQEYWRTYSEKYNELASRLAQRKYRRVEPEAELQVDQLTEAAFARGIGFPRRSPRGFEYCTSCGRLPALLVLPSGEGERPEEEEYGFYVYGAVVRGWESAKIEELWRRIRDAMARGEKESELDSFTQWLDNHKVKIDLRGLKTIFAPGERLCAWCFAKRVLSLEPRLLNILLLGEDEEYVRRLAKEPRTPQRASFGFPSTPDVASLRLREKLVESIRKGTVPAQSLQNQLTAHFPLLFDVLRAVAREARPWLAEMELEGKVKELKLSRDPESLLLGLLKADAETLWLSSDKELRTRWSSLIREWGLAGYLWSYYGIVRADGDNIGKLLVGDVSALHGLEDDPAELGTLLAGILKASGACEFEKLLAALLEEDEERWQAALRQWSASLSGQLSESEDEVRRRLTRARQVVEEIRRKRAIPVSISYHFSISSALSRIAILEAVAVSKLGGFIVYAGGDDLMAFAPVDSLAKLVCISRRIFAGAPIDRCRAEKTPGGEKRASTAGERHESGQPHLTSGGVQVSPEKGFIRVRSAWLPALPGVGRSYCALLAHYLYPLHLALDRAGSALEDAKARVRTTCTHKGRKERLTKDTAAFAYVPRGGVELSFVPLTLNRGFHVAEGSVSAEDYLREVSLTAKAVDGLLRSVSPLLGEQLYSSSLLYDVESVGSNLVEAARRYVELVETLVDFVLKRNLARRRERREAERIRWDELSELICELDKHESMKFRTSVVEAETGGREEAAHIFTAIVRSARNLRGGMR
- a CDS encoding TM1812 family CRISPR-associated protein, producing the protein MSGVSPPAKLVFAALGDVSDLVKCEYYLDASSCQGTGRYETFFSIEALARCHSAKLVKIFIQDSLLLNRLLQDDQDLKDELFSKKALSRADLASRLVRGSWIYSYCEKALLKEDWDRVDEARRSFESFCRQIKCEITTLPGIASGRRDSYVYTWRGGRENFYRALLAGVVGYALKALCEHAKEDSIDVIVDTTHGINYFAHALVEGVSLACSLYLLRRALQPATITLSHYNSDPLLIRGFEREGVSVRVNRIAEEKIRALVVPRLKEFLENYVAGFSSLEKAAESLAGHWSRGGCTADEWLRALTSCLLLVRGALFWALALALQCRVPTLDEILGRLEEVKVEAKDKDEDEERRVGGDRAGVEPIVRSLTYRWSDGEGASPFVEVLLVSQIVRALSEVAEQLEAGPEPHSILVKCLREYSGEEEGKVREIAARLEQGEGRAPVLDLDRMRTVANHIYPLDTASLIDYEIRKVRALLRRMRGSGPETSSGARKSGRKYLVHQGEGVKLIISLPEAGLDERNFYAHAGLASGTAFIAALIEGKRLVACPYDYEPVMRLAKSTPATVK